One region of Limnospira fusiformis SAG 85.79 genomic DNA includes:
- the thiL gene encoding thiamine-phosphate kinase, whose amino-acid sequence MEIRDLGEQGLLAMVKRFCPLEVVGDDAAVLSPLADQSLVVTTDMLVEGCHFSDRTTPAIAVGWRSVSANLSDLAAMGASPLGITVALGLRGETPINWVEQLYEGMAECLDQFQTPIIGGDICRSPINTISITAIGTVAPQRIIKRSTAQPEWAIMVSGAHGHSRAGLELLLNENLGASLSETEKRSLQHHHQYPQPRLDILPTLQKLWDSDPHLIIAGMDSSDGLADAIVQISQASGVGARIEAQKLPHSNSLFQLAPAETVLDWVLYGGEDFELVLCLPCDRAQQLIKHIPGSAIIGVTTTETETILLTGTHSNSEIILTQKQGFQHF is encoded by the coding sequence ATGGAAATTCGAGATCTGGGTGAACAGGGGTTATTAGCAATGGTTAAAAGGTTTTGTCCCCTAGAAGTAGTGGGAGATGATGCCGCTGTCCTCAGTCCCCTTGCTGATCAGTCCCTGGTGGTGACAACTGATATGTTAGTCGAAGGCTGTCATTTTAGCGATCGCACTACCCCCGCCATAGCAGTAGGATGGAGATCAGTATCGGCTAATTTGTCAGATCTGGCAGCCATGGGAGCCTCTCCCCTAGGAATTACCGTAGCTTTGGGGTTGAGAGGAGAAACACCTATTAACTGGGTTGAACAGTTATATGAGGGGATGGCTGAATGTTTAGACCAATTCCAAACCCCAATTATCGGCGGCGATATTTGTCGCTCCCCTATCAATACCATCTCAATTACTGCTATTGGTACAGTTGCGCCCCAACGAATTATTAAGCGATCGACAGCACAACCAGAATGGGCGATCATGGTCAGCGGCGCTCATGGTCACTCCCGAGCCGGACTAGAATTGCTGCTAAATGAGAATTTAGGTGCATCCCTATCAGAAACCGAAAAGCGATCGCTTCAACACCATCATCAGTATCCGCAACCGCGACTAGATATATTACCAACTCTACAAAAGCTATGGGATAGCGATCCTCACCTAATTATTGCTGGTATGGACAGCAGCGATGGTTTAGCTGATGCGATCGTGCAGATCAGCCAAGCCAGTGGAGTGGGAGCCAGAATCGAAGCCCAAAAACTGCCCCATTCCAACTCCCTTTTCCAACTAGCCCCAGCAGAGACCGTCCTTGATTGGGTACTCTATGGCGGCGAGGATTTTGAGTTAGTTTTATGTCTACCATGCGATCGCGCCCAACAACTGATCAAACACATTCCAGGAAGTGCCATCATTGGTGTTACCACAACAGAGACCGAAACCATCCTACTTACAGGTACTCACTCTAACTCAGAAATTATCCTGACCCAAAAACAGGGATTTCAGCACTTTTGA